A single Henriciella sp. AS95 DNA region contains:
- the ald gene encoding alanine dehydrogenase: MRIGVPTEIKKQESRVGLTPESVGDLIDAGHEVFVQQGAGIGSGFADSDYTQVGASIAPDADAVFKAAELIVKVKEPQPEETARLSPDHTLFTYLHLAPDPVQAKGLIESGCTAIAYETVTEPAGGLPLLRPMSQVAGRMSMQVAAWALMRTKRGRGLLLGGVPGVQPAKVVIIGGGVSGTNAAEIAVGMRADVTVFDRNNNRLAELDAQFNGLVKTMYSTKAALAAAVQDADLVIGAVLIPGASAPKLISREQLKTMKPGAVLVDIAIDQGGCFETSKATTHEDPIYEVDGILHYCVANMPGAVPRTSTYALNNATLPFVLQIANKGTREALNTNPHLANGLTVAEGHITHEQVASDLGMTFKLPEWFQA; this comes from the coding sequence ATGCGCATTGGTGTCCCGACTGAAATCAAGAAACAGGAATCCCGGGTCGGCCTGACGCCGGAAAGTGTTGGCGACCTGATCGATGCGGGCCACGAAGTCTTCGTCCAGCAAGGGGCCGGTATCGGCTCTGGCTTCGCAGACAGCGACTATACCCAGGTCGGTGCCTCCATCGCGCCGGATGCAGATGCCGTCTTCAAGGCCGCAGAGCTGATCGTGAAGGTGAAGGAGCCGCAGCCGGAAGAAACCGCACGCCTCTCGCCTGACCATACCCTCTTCACCTACCTCCATCTCGCGCCCGATCCTGTGCAGGCGAAAGGGCTCATCGAGAGTGGCTGCACCGCCATCGCCTATGAGACCGTCACCGAGCCGGCTGGCGGCCTTCCGCTGCTGCGCCCGATGAGCCAGGTGGCTGGCCGCATGTCGATGCAGGTCGCCGCCTGGGCCTTGATGCGCACCAAGCGCGGCCGCGGCCTTCTGCTTGGCGGTGTGCCGGGTGTTCAGCCGGCCAAGGTCGTCATCATTGGCGGCGGGGTGTCGGGCACCAATGCCGCCGAAATCGCCGTTGGTATGCGCGCCGACGTCACCGTCTTTGACCGAAACAATAATCGCCTCGCCGAGCTTGATGCCCAGTTCAACGGGCTCGTGAAGACGATGTACTCGACAAAGGCGGCACTGGCCGCAGCGGTACAGGACGCCGACCTCGTCATCGGCGCTGTCCTGATCCCGGGCGCTTCGGCCCCCAAACTGATCAGCCGCGAGCAGCTGAAGACGATGAAGCCGGGCGCCGTACTGGTCGACATCGCGATTGACCAGGGCGGCTGCTTCGAGACGTCCAAAGCGACGACGCATGAGGACCCGATCTACGAGGTGGACGGCATCCTGCATTATTGCGTCGCGAACATGCCGGGCGCCGTGCCGCGCACGTCCACCTATGCGCTGAACAATGCAACCCTGCCCTTCGTCCTGCAGATTGCGAACAAAGGCACACGCGAGGCGCTCAACACGAACCCGCATCTCGCCAATGGCCTGACCGTCGCAGAAGGCCACATCACGCATGAGCAGGTCGCCAGCGATCTCGGCATGACGTTCAAACTGCCGGAATGGTTTCAGGCCTAG
- a CDS encoding RluA family pseudouridine synthase: protein MNKISATAQPADNGTRLDRFLSEQIDTLSRSRAKALIKDGAVSIGDRTITDPKLAVRPGDTFDLDMPAPVPATPEPEDIALDVLFEDEHLILVNKPSGMAVHPAPGSWQGTLVNALLHHCKGELPGIGGVERPGIVHRIDKNTTGVLVIAKTEAAHAGLSKLFKKHDIERTYLAITRGAPRPLTGTVEGAIARSAQDRKKMAVVDEDEREDARHAITHYKAIETFGELDKNTGLPAAAMIQCRLETGRTHQIRVHMAHIGAPLIGDPTYARHRGIKAYGEGDAFIEATTLARKFSRQALHAASLGFVHPVSGEDVYAEAPLPDDMAFLLNAFRRM from the coding sequence ATGAACAAGATTTCCGCAACTGCGCAGCCCGCCGACAATGGAACACGGCTTGACCGTTTCCTGTCAGAGCAAATCGACACCCTGTCGCGGTCCCGCGCCAAGGCCCTGATCAAGGACGGCGCGGTATCGATTGGCGACCGCACCATCACGGACCCGAAACTGGCGGTCCGTCCGGGCGACACGTTCGATCTCGACATGCCGGCCCCCGTTCCGGCAACGCCAGAACCGGAAGACATTGCGCTCGATGTCCTGTTCGAGGACGAACACCTCATCCTCGTCAACAAGCCGTCCGGCATGGCGGTGCATCCCGCGCCTGGCAGCTGGCAGGGCACGCTGGTCAACGCGCTGCTCCATCACTGCAAGGGCGAGCTGCCCGGCATCGGCGGCGTTGAACGCCCCGGCATTGTCCACCGCATCGACAAGAACACGACCGGCGTGCTCGTCATCGCCAAGACAGAAGCGGCCCATGCAGGCCTATCCAAGCTCTTCAAGAAGCACGATATCGAGCGCACCTATCTCGCCATCACGCGCGGCGCCCCGCGCCCGCTGACCGGCACGGTCGAGGGCGCCATTGCCCGCTCCGCCCAGGATCGCAAGAAGATGGCGGTCGTGGATGAAGATGAGCGCGAGGATGCCCGCCACGCCATCACCCATTACAAGGCGATTGAGACGTTCGGAGAGCTGGACAAGAATACTGGCCTTCCTGCCGCCGCGATGATCCAGTGCCGTCTTGAAACCGGCCGCACGCACCAGATTCGCGTTCACATGGCCCATATCGGCGCGCCGCTCATCGGTGATCCGACCTATGCCCGACATCGTGGGATCAAGGCCTATGGCGAGGGCGACGCGTTCATCGAGGCCACAACGCTCGCCCGCAAGTTCAGCCGACAGGCGCTTCACGCCGCGAGCCTCGGTTTCGTCCATCCGGTGTCCGGCGAGGATGTGTACGCCGAAGCGCCGCTGCCGGACGACATGGCGTTTCTGCTCAATGCGTTTCGGCGGATGTGA